tattaatgctattaaaACAAAAGCTCTCGTAAGTCgctgatgaaaaagaaaaagaaaaatcaatccaacgttagaaatattttacttttaagtttttattgttattaggaAACTTTAGATAGCATACAACTATTTCcagaaaataatcgatcgtCTTTTCTCAATGGTCTGCTTGTACAAATAACGAAGCGACCGTTTTGGTGCATTTCACGGCAACGATCTTGGGGTACACCTATACCTGTTTTGTATTTAAAAGATACGGGAGAAGTATTTACGAATAGGTAATATAgacgtgtgcgtgtgtatcaCCCTCAAacatattgatttattaatttatgccTTACTTATAGAGAATGGGTAAATAGAATATGTGatcttatagaaaaaaatggcGTGGATTGTTGGTGGAAATTTACAATAGAAGAATTGGCAGGAGAAGAGattcttaaaaaatttaatctcgACAAAGACAATCTAAGGAAGGGTGATGTacggaaaaatttttattatttttaaaccaatataattattgaacgCTCTtccataatatttttcttcctcatcGTATATTGTCGTTAAATGTGCCACTAACTTTTATAggatattatggatatttgGTTTGACAGTGGTATTTCATGGTCCGCTATTTTACCAGAAAAAAAGGCCAATTTATATTTGGAAGGACAAGATCAACTTACAGGCTGGTTTCAATCGTCTTTGTTAACTTCTGTTGCACTTCAGGGCTCTTCTCCTTACAAGTATGTTATAAaactttgtaataatatttccatttccaAGAGTTGTTCCCTTTTATAtaccatgtatatatatttgaactatattatgaaaatatattctccTCGTCATATATAATGTTTCGTTTTAAGTGAATTATTTGTACATGGATTCGTGGTAGATGAGAATGCTTCTAAAATGTCGAAGTCAGAAGGCAATGTTATACATCCGGACGATATTACAAAGGGTGGTAATAATTTtggaaaaaatgtatatgGAGTTGATGCACTAAGGTAAGAATGGAAAGAATACAGTCTTGTTACGTTTCAAATTTAACTCGATATAAGGATTATGTAAAGAGCTTGGTTTCTGAAATGTTAAAGTAATTTTGTCATACTTTTGTCAGATGGTGGGTTGGCAGTCATGGTTCTCAACACATTCAAATACGTGTTACGCAAGAAATATTGcaagaaagtaaagaatcaATACAAAAGCTTAGATTAATATTGCGTTTTTTGTTGGGCATTTTACATTCTAATACGGAATTCAATTCAGATCCAAAATTTTTGCACCTTGACCGGAACATGCTACATCGCTTATATCATTACAATAAACAGGTAAATAAtcttagaaagagaaaaatggttgacttttatttttaaaatattctcatAGAATATTTGTAACTCATTATCTTCTGGAATTCCACTTTTAAAAGCTTATCCGTCAATTTCTTATAGATTCAAAACTTTTACGACAGTTATCAATATCACAACGTATGCAAACtggtaaaaaattttattgcgAACGATGTATCATCGATATATTGtcatttaaataaagataagcTTTACTGCGATGCAATAACATCGCCATACCGTGCTGCTACTATAAAAGTAATAGATGCAATACTCATTGTTATTTTGAGAAGTATCGCTCCAATTGTACCCCACTTGGCAGAAGAAGTTTGGTTACATCGTAATAAAACCACTGATGATACTGGTAAATGAATCTATATGGTAAACTCTGTAAAGATTCCTGTTAGAAAATAAAGTGTATCATAAGTCTTTATTCTATTAGAATACATACCACTGCATTATACCAGATATACTGTACCAGAGACTTGGAATCAACCAGAAACCATTGAAAGTATAGAAGCTGCATTATGTTTAAGAAATAAAGTTAACAAACTTGCTACTAGAAATACATGGGAGTTAGCAGCTACAGTAATGACTACTAAACAagattatgaattattatcagTAAGTGCTCCTTCGATATTAATTGTCAATTGgcattattacaaaattattttattagttaTTTTAATACCTACTATTATCCCATTATAGATTCttcagaaagaaaagcaatCTTCTTTGTCcgaattatgtaatattttacaagTTTCCAAAGTAACTCTCATAGAAAATGATGCGCTTAATGAAACGCAGGTGCTTTTAAATCCTATAGAAAAACAACTATGTAAACGTTGTCGAAGACATCCTGAAATGTACGAAGCTGAAATATGTGAACGTTGTACTAATATACTCGATAGAAAGATTTCAGCAACGGCATTTActtaaataatcattattatccgataaaatacaatagtctagtaaaaagaaatgtattgaTAAGATATCTTAAgggaaataaagtaaataaattattcgctCGCACCACTTATGGTTGGTATTATTTACTTTGTACAAAAAGAATACTTGTCTATATACACAGGTTAatgacacatatatatatatatatatatatatatatatatatatatatatatatatatatatatgtataagaggaaaaagtgaaataaaatatttatgtgcTAATGTGTGATAATctgcattaataaaaatttctcaaCTGTGACTACTATTCTATTTCAAGGAGCATCTAAagataattgtatttatttaattaaaaatttgtcctttaca
The genomic region above belongs to Vespa crabro chromosome 2, iyVesCrab1.2, whole genome shotgun sequence and contains:
- the LOC124421669 gene encoding isoleucine--tRNA ligase, mitochondrial isoform X1, with product MQYRNLYALRTPTKYFNFCIVKYRKSYKSHIRNLQDAAKDKVNKKYTETVILPQTDFQLRLNGKKRIDMDKYLLEKCGFLDLYRWQRKNLVGPDFVLHDGPPYANGDPHMGHAVNKILKDITLRSKIMKGQRVHYVPGWDCHGLPIELKAIKNFDTEYQKLDALEIRHRVLFKNWRDIFLACKFAKSAIVKQREVFSSWGIMADWKETGCYFTNQLSYVKNQLEQFMNLYEKRLVFRDFKPVYWSPSSRTALAEAELVYNEQHESKCAIIRLKMSDVPYKLKTFTNGSIYALAWTTTPWTLVANQALAFSINSKYCLTEDACGNFYIIAEPLVKDIELKIGHLKPIMTINGNELSGAKYLHPITKETLPFLPGKHVTMNLGTGLVHTAPAHGPEDFLLALEYNIPVLSLVDHNGRYTEAAGPEFAGLKVLSEGTDKVLQCINEDVLLVESIKHSYPYDWRTKEPVIIRASHQWFIDINAIKTKALETLDSIQLFPENNRSSFLNGLLVQITKRPFWCISRQRSWGTPIPVLYLKDTGEVFTNREWVNRICDLIEKNGVDCWWKFTIEELAGEEILKKFNLDKDNLRKGDDIMDIWFDSGISWSAILPEKKANLYLEGQDQLTGWFQSSLLTSVALQGSSPYNELFVHGFVVDENASKMSKSEGNVIHPDDITKGGNNFGKNVYGVDALRWWVGSHGSQHIQIRVTQEILQESKESIQKLRLILRFLLGILHSNTEFNSDPKFLHLDRNMLHRLYHYNKQIQNFYDSYQYHNVCKLVKNFIANDVSSIYCHLNKDKLYCDAITSPYRAATIKVIDAILIVILRSIAPIVPHLAEEVWLHRNKTTDDTEYIPLHYTRYTVPETWNQPETIESIEAALCLRNKVNKLATRNTWELAATVMTTKQDYELLSILQKEKQSSLSELCNILQVSKVTLIENDALNETQVLLNPIEKQLCKRCRRHPEMYEAEICERCTNILDRKISATAFT
- the LOC124421669 gene encoding isoleucine--tRNA ligase, mitochondrial isoform X2; amino-acid sequence: MQYRNLYALRTPTKYFNFCIVKYRKSYKSHIRNLQDAAKDKVNKKYTETVILPQTDFQLRLNGKKRIDMDKYLLEKCGFLDLYRWQRKNLVGPDFVLHDGPPYANGDPHMGHAVNKILKDITLRSKIMKGQRVHYVPGWDCHGLPIELKAIKNFDTEYQKLDALEIRHRACKFAKSAIVKQREVFSSWGIMADWKETGCYFTNQLSYVKNQLEQFMNLYEKRLVFRDFKPVYWSPSSRTALAEAELVYNEQHESKCAIIRLKMSDVPYKLKTFTNGSIYALAWTTTPWTLVANQALAFSINSKYCLTEDACGNFYIIAEPLVKDIELKIGHLKPIMTINGNELSGAKYLHPITKETLPFLPGKHVTMNLGTGLVHTAPAHGPEDFLLALEYNIPVLSLVDHNGRYTEAAGPEFAGLKVLSEGTDKVLQCINEDVLLVESIKHSYPYDWRTKEPVIIRASHQWFIDINAIKTKALETLDSIQLFPENNRSSFLNGLLVQITKRPFWCISRQRSWGTPIPVLYLKDTGEVFTNREWVNRICDLIEKNGVDCWWKFTIEELAGEEILKKFNLDKDNLRKGDDIMDIWFDSGISWSAILPEKKANLYLEGQDQLTGWFQSSLLTSVALQGSSPYNELFVHGFVVDENASKMSKSEGNVIHPDDITKGGNNFGKNVYGVDALRWWVGSHGSQHIQIRVTQEILQESKESIQKLRLILRFLLGILHSNTEFNSDPKFLHLDRNMLHRLYHYNKQIQNFYDSYQYHNVCKLVKNFIANDVSSIYCHLNKDKLYCDAITSPYRAATIKVIDAILIVILRSIAPIVPHLAEEVWLHRNKTTDDTEYIPLHYTRYTVPETWNQPETIESIEAALCLRNKVNKLATRNTWELAATVMTTKQDYELLSILQKEKQSSLSELCNILQVSKVTLIENDALNETQVLLNPIEKQLCKRCRRHPEMYEAEICERCTNILDRKISATAFT
- the LOC124421669 gene encoding isoleucine--tRNA ligase, mitochondrial isoform X3, whose protein sequence is MGHAVNKILKDITLRSKIMKGQRVHYVPGWDCHGLPIELKAIKNFDTEYQKLDALEIRHRVLFKNWRDIFLACKFAKSAIVKQREVFSSWGIMADWKETGCYFTNQLSYVKNQLEQFMNLYEKRLVFRDFKPVYWSPSSRTALAEAELVYNEQHESKCAIIRLKMSDVPYKLKTFTNGSIYALAWTTTPWTLVANQALAFSINSKYCLTEDACGNFYIIAEPLVKDIELKIGHLKPIMTINGNELSGAKYLHPITKETLPFLPGKHVTMNLGTGLVHTAPAHGPEDFLLALEYNIPVLSLVDHNGRYTEAAGPEFAGLKVLSEGTDKVLQCINEDVLLVESIKHSYPYDWRTKEPVIIRASHQWFIDINAIKTKALETLDSIQLFPENNRSSFLNGLLVQITKRPFWCISRQRSWGTPIPVLYLKDTGEVFTNREWVNRICDLIEKNGVDCWWKFTIEELAGEEILKKFNLDKDNLRKGDDIMDIWFDSGISWSAILPEKKANLYLEGQDQLTGWFQSSLLTSVALQGSSPYNELFVHGFVVDENASKMSKSEGNVIHPDDITKGGNNFGKNVYGVDALRWWVGSHGSQHIQIRVTQEILQESKESIQKLRLILRFLLGILHSNTEFNSDPKFLHLDRNMLHRLYHYNKQIQNFYDSYQYHNVCKLVKNFIANDVSSIYCHLNKDKLYCDAITSPYRAATIKVIDAILIVILRSIAPIVPHLAEEVWLHRNKTTDDTEYIPLHYTRYTVPETWNQPETIESIEAALCLRNKVNKLATRNTWELAATVMTTKQDYELLSILQKEKQSSLSELCNILQVSKVTLIENDALNETQVLLNPIEKQLCKRCRRHPEMYEAEICERCTNILDRKISATAFT
- the LOC124421669 gene encoding isoleucine--tRNA ligase, mitochondrial isoform X4, with product MADWKETGCYFTNQLSYVKNQLEQFMNLYEKRLVFRDFKPVYWSPSSRTALAEAELVYNEQHESKCAIIRLKMSDVPYKLKTFTNGSIYALAWTTTPWTLVANQALAFSINSKYCLTEDACGNFYIIAEPLVKDIELKIGHLKPIMTINGNELSGAKYLHPITKETLPFLPGKHVTMNLGTGLVHTAPAHGPEDFLLALEYNIPVLSLVDHNGRYTEAAGPEFAGLKVLSEGTDKVLQCINEDVLLVESIKHSYPYDWRTKEPVIIRASHQWFIDINAIKTKALETLDSIQLFPENNRSSFLNGLLVQITKRPFWCISRQRSWGTPIPVLYLKDTGEVFTNREWVNRICDLIEKNGVDCWWKFTIEELAGEEILKKFNLDKDNLRKGDDIMDIWFDSGISWSAILPEKKANLYLEGQDQLTGWFQSSLLTSVALQGSSPYNELFVHGFVVDENASKMSKSEGNVIHPDDITKGGNNFGKNVYGVDALRWWVGSHGSQHIQIRVTQEILQESKESIQKLRLILRFLLGILHSNTEFNSDPKFLHLDRNMLHRLYHYNKQIQNFYDSYQYHNVCKLVKNFIANDVSSIYCHLNKDKLYCDAITSPYRAATIKVIDAILIVILRSIAPIVPHLAEEVWLHRNKTTDDTEYIPLHYTRYTVPETWNQPETIESIEAALCLRNKVNKLATRNTWELAATVMTTKQDYELLSILQKEKQSSLSELCNILQVSKVTLIENDALNETQVLLNPIEKQLCKRCRRHPEMYEAEICERCTNILDRKISATAFT